The following proteins come from a genomic window of Triticum aestivum cultivar Chinese Spring chromosome 6A, IWGSC CS RefSeq v2.1, whole genome shotgun sequence:
- the LOC123130394 gene encoding uncharacterized protein: MARGGGMQAQARHRGRRPGDVRGAGPLATDEEEERSDTVRRWWLRRLDHGRRRRRQSRVELGLRGFYAAGHQGSIYIWRAAGIDRTFPSILRASRPLDRSRATFPDDLTTRRASLADGEQRIRRVSSFLSDHHLNFSIAIVLLLLVSLVQSLGLSVLCCVLCFAEMASHVAATLPPLLPTPARCHLLTPPPAVYTARVELDTKKQQPGRASMSRSWIRDKIDLPGRASRSSSWATDKTLRRAKSLNGGVERLGRVETPRENWKRPASRAPSVDRCDKKPRPPTEMVAASEESISAGPAPPAGRFEKKATPMTEMVADSVVTSFPGPAPSIDLSEKKAEPTTEMVADSEAATLFAGPAASVDRSEKKPMPPAVVEASPFAGLAPLMYRPDKKPKALAKMEVDSEASLFAGPTFMMSPDPSELPMPTFIMSADPSELPMPTFLHKHKVAKVLARLVAPMLIDQQD, translated from the coding sequence ATGGCACGCGGCGGCGGGATGCAGGCACAGGCGCGCCACCGCGGGAGACGCCCTGGAGATGTTCGAGGTGCGGGGCCCCTGGCCACCGACGAAGAGGAGGAGAGATCGGATACGGTGCGTCGCTGGTGGCTCCGGCGGTTGgaccacgggcggcggcggcggcggcagtcacGAGTCGAACTCGGATTGCGTGGTTTCTACGCGGCGGGGCATCAGGGGTCGATCTATATCTGGCGGGCTGCGGGGATAGATCGCACTTTTCCTTCGATCCTGCGAGCAAGCCGTCCCCTCGATAGATCACGCGCGACGTTCCCTGACGACCTAACAACCCGGCGAGCTTCTCTCGCCGACGGCGAGCAAAGAATCCGGCGAGTTTCCTCTTTCTTATCCGATCATCATTTGAATTTCAGCATCGCAATTGTTCTATTACTACTTGTTTCGCTTGTGCAATCACTTGGTCTCTCTGTTCTTTGCTGTGTCCTGTGTTTCGCAGAGATGGCTAGTCATGTCGCTGCGACCCTGCCGCCGCTGCTTCCTACCCCGGCGCGCTGCCACCTCCTGACGCCTCCTCCGGCAGTGTACACGGCTCGTGTGGAGCTGGACACCAAGAAGCAGCAGCCTGGACGTGCCTCGATGAGCCGAAGCTGGATCAGAGACAAGATCGACCTTCCCGGACGTGCTTCCCGGAGCTCCAGCTGGGCCACTGACAAGACGCTCCGCCGTGCCAAGAGTTTGAACGGCGGCGTCGAGCGCCTCGGCCGCGTGGAGACGCCGAGAGAGAACTGGAAGaggccggcgagccgcgcgccatCCGTCGACCGGTGCGACAAGAAGCCGAGGCCTCCGACTGAGATGGTGGCAGCCTCGGAGGAATCAATCTCCGCCGGCCCCGCCCCGCCGGCCGGCCGGTTCGAGAAGAAGGCGACGCCTATGACTGAGATGGTCGCAGACTCGGTGGTGACGTCCTTCCCTGGCCCTGCTCCGTCGATCGACCTCTCGGAGAAGAAGGCAGAGCCTACGACTGAGATGGTGGCAGACTCGGAGGCGGCGACACTCTTCGCTGGTCCTGCGGCGTCGGTTGACCGGTCGGAGAAGAAGCCAATGCCGCCGGCCGTGGTGGAGGCATCACCCTTCGCTGGCCTCGCTCCGTTGATGTACCGGCCCGACAAGAAGCCGAAGGCTCTGGCTaagatggaggtggactcggaggcaTCCTTGTTCGCTGGCCCGACATTCATGATGTCGCCGGACCCGAGCGAGCTGCCCATGCCGACCTTCATCATGTCGGCGGATCCGAGCGAGCTGCCCATGCCAACCTTCCTCCATAAGCACAAGGTCGCTAAAGTGTTAGCTAGACTAGTCGCTCCGATGCTCATTGATCAGCAAGATTGA